The following is a genomic window from Antechinus flavipes isolate AdamAnt ecotype Samford, QLD, Australia chromosome 3, AdamAnt_v2, whole genome shotgun sequence.
ACATATGGAAATATAAGAGGttatatgttttcatatttgaaaacaaatgatcagttgctttgctttttgttttccttttttgagggagcgctgagatccagagagaaatACATTCCCCCAGGGCCTGTACACCAATTTAAGTCCTTATTCTTTCTCTCAAGGcccattccttcttcttcctctttttgttcAATCTTGCTAAAATAATGAGTGATTCTTTTTCCTTCACTAGAATtgtgtttgtcttttttctttgaataatgaCACATGGTCTAGTATTTCTTTCAAGTAGATAAAAGGTGAAGACTCTAGAAAACTCTAGACAATTCACAACCGAAAGAGGTGAGTTCTTAGCTCTTACTGGGTGGTTTAGTTTCCaacattccttccctttttttttcagtacaatctgcagaatttattttttattattaattatctagaTGTCTTTGGGTTAATAACCCATTGTTCATAAAGGACCAAGTCACACTTCAAAGACAAGGGCAGGGAGACAGAGGTCTTACATGAGATTTCCTTTGCTATTCTTATGCCAAGGAGGGTTCTGACAGAAAAGGAGACTAGAGTCTTTTTACAAAAGCAAAAGGAATTTGGGATTAATGGGTCATTTTAAGgttaggcttttaaaaaaaaacctagctcTCAAACCCAGTCTTGGGGGAGGGAAAGTATTGGGGCTATAGTCTATAATCCAGGTTTATCATTATGTTGTATGAATTCTTGGTGaacatagtttctttttttttttcctttaagaaaggGGTTCACGGTCTGAATGGAAAAGGAGAATCAGAGCATTGTGACTACATTCGTTCTCATGGGGATTCCTCATGCACCAGAACTAGATATTgtcttatttggaattttcttagtgATTTATGTACTCACTCTTGTGGGGAACCTCCTCATCTTGCTGGTGATCAAGGTGGACTCCCACCTTCGCACTCCCATGTACTATTTCCTGGCCAACCTCTCTTTCATCGACATGTGGTTCTCTACTGTCACTGTGCCCAAGATACTCATGGGTCTCCTCTCCCCAGATGGTGGGGCCATTTCTTTTCGCAGTTGTGTGTCCcagttttatttcttccattttctggGGAGCACTGAGTGTTTTCTCTACACAGTCATGTCTTATGACCGCTACCTTGCTATCACTCATCCCTTGCACTATGCGACTATGATGAGTGGGAAAACTTGTGCCCTTTTCACTGGAAGTACATGGCTCAGTGGTTCAATACACTCTGCTGTCCAGACTATCTTGACCTTCCACCTGCCTTACTGTGGCCCCAACCAGATCCAGCATTATTTCTGTGACGCACCCCCCATTCTCAAACTGGCCTGTGCAGATACCTCAGTCAATGAGATGGTAATCTTTGTCAACATTGGCATAGTGGCTTCTGGAtgttttttcctgattttcctttcctaCATGTCCATTGTCCATGCCATCCTGAAGATCCGCACAGCAAAGGGCAGAAAAAAAGCCTTTCAGACTTGTGCTTCCCACTGCATTGTGGTCCTCTGTTTCTTTGGGCCATGTGTCTTTATTTATCTGAGACCAGGCTCCAAAGATGCTGTGGATGGAATTGTGGCTGTTTTCTACACTGTGCTCACACCTGTGCTGAATCCCCTGGTATACACATTGAGGAACAAAGAGGTGAAGACAGCTTTGCTCAAGCTACAGAACAGAGGAATATTTGCTCAGGGAAAATAGACAATGGAGGGGGGGTGTTGGGGGGAAGCATGcctatatagttttttttttattcatgacTAAATACATCCATTAATTTGAGTGTTGTATTTTTAAGTATTGTATGAATAACAAAAGTAATTGTCAAAGATCTTTGTTTTGTAAACTGAAAACAAAGCTATATGTCTAGAAATCCAGTACCTCTTgtggacatttttaaaaaatgattttttccctttttacttcatttttttaaagaagcagaaTATACACTGATAGTAGATAGCCTGCCAATATCTTAAAAGTACTTGCTTAATAGCTAGCTGACATATCTGTGTATTCCAAATGTGTTGGTTCATAATCTCCTATTCTACTTCTCCCACTACTTCATTCCTCCCACCACCTTCATCACTCCTGTAGCCTATCAACTTTTAAATTACCTCTATTTTTCCTATCACCTCCTTCTGTGCTTTATAGTCTTGAACCATTATTTAACAcatttaaatatgtttctatttttaatactAGAATCCCATCCCTGCCTTCTTGTGattctatttttcatatttgctgTATTGTTGGGCCACAATTATCACCTGTCTACTCCAGTACCACCAGAAGCCTGATGAAGGAAGTCACAAAACCTTGCATATTGGATCTACTATAAATTCATCTCAACTGGTACCTCATTGCTATATGGCTATCTTTTCATTCATCACTTAGGTACTTCCTGTAACAATCCTTATGGAAGATGTTTCAAACCTTTCTCTTCAAGACCACAATATAAACCACGAACCACCCATCTTTCTAATTTTTGACTCTCCCACCTATTTTTTAACTAAAATTATTATCACCATCCTTAATCAACTTTGTCATCTCActcaatcttctttcttttcattaacaAGAAACCCTCTATGTCTTAACCATCCATTCTTTCTTTAATCTTAGGGGATAGGATGATcccctttttttaatcaatgacaaGCACTTCactttcctcctttatctcatcTCTCCTACCTTCAGGAGTTTGTCCTTTtaattattccctttctctttttttatctgcCATTTCTATTTATACATTGACTCCCTTCTCTCTGATTGCaaacatttttacctttgtaCATCCTTATAAACCTTTCCTTAATCCTATACTCCACTTATGTTAGTCATCCAATATATCTATCTCTTTTACTGATAACCCCCTCTAAAGAATCATTTTAATTCATTCCCTTCACTACATCactcattcccttcttttttccttgaaatttagTTTTCAGCACTGCCATTCTATTGAAACTACTCTATGCAAGTCCACCAATGTTTTAATAATGGCTAAGTTCAAAATTTTTGTCTCAGTCCACATCTGTTTTGGTCCTTCTTAATCATGTAGTACTGTTGACGTAAGTCTTTCTCTcaattcctctcttttcccttgaaTTCAATAATATGCTTTCCCTTAGAACCTCTACTAACTGACTTTACTTTCATGGTATCCCCCACTGTTTTCTCATCCTTTCCCACCCCCTAAGTTTGGACATCTCCCAGTGTATTATCCTaatgtttcttttctcctctcctcactttataatttttttcttgtgatttcttctacctttgtgagtcattttcctttttatgcaaTTGGCTTACAAATATGTAAAtccatttctaatattttcattgtattttggTCCAGTGTTTCTATTtgccagatgaattttttttcacttggatATCTCTTCCTCACCCCAAATTCAGTTTGCCCCAAACCCATTTCATCTTCCCTTCCAAAACAGTTTCTGCTTTCAACTCTGCTGTGTTATTTGTTGTTATCGCTCAATTTTTGGTTATCCTAATTAAACACCTTGTCATCCTTATTGACTTCCATGTCTTCCTTCTCTTGTCATATAAGTTGACAAGTTCTGTTGATTATACTTTAAGAACATTTCTTATATCTTCTTTTCTACTCCCTTGGCCATCGTTGCATTTTAAGATTCTATTACCTTCTCGGTCCTATTATAATATCCTCTTAGTTGGCCTTTCCGTTTCCCACTCCAAATCATCTTTCATCCtgatacaaatataatatttttaagcaGTAAGACTGAACTTATCTTAAAAGTATTCAACCTGTCAAAGTTACTTTTGGATAAAAGGCCAACTCTTGACCCTGATATTTGATACCCTTTACAATTAGGCTCCCAACTATTTTTCCAATCtaatttcagaatattttcctTGATGAACAATATAGCTATCAGAGAGCATATTGATTCCTGGGCTTAATGTGCCATTTCATGTGCATTTGCACAGACTCATCTCTCATTCTTGAATGACTGAGATATAACATGGTATATACAGAAAAACTGGGTTGAACTCTTGGCTTAGGCACTTATTAAAATTGTGATTTTGCTtaaattatttaagctttttGATGTTCAGttatatcatttgtaaaatgacgtTAATATTATCAGTATTGCATATTTCATAGGTAAGTGAGATGACACATTTAAAGTGCTACTTCACATCAGCATTATTATTGACTTAGCTTCAGATGAATATTTAGAATCAGTGAAAGGATTGGGGAACATGAAGGTGATGGCATGATTTCTTTAAAGACCCTAGAATTTTCCTTCCTTGGTTGGGTTGCTTTGGATAAATACAATAAGAAAACATTTAACAATGGTTAAACTTTTTTATTATGCAAAATGAAGAGCATAATGTAGGACATTGCATTTATAAGCAAAAGGGATGCTATTTGAATTGGCTACTCTAAGATAAGACAGgactagaaataattaatagataacagaagcaaaagaggaaaaaaaagtttatataatgtCTATATACCATCTTGCTACACTACAGagtgtttatttatttgtaaaagatGATACctgtattttgtaattgtagcAAGAGAAACTCAGTCAAGAGTCAGTAGTTTATCAGATGGATAATTGTAAGAGCATTCTGAATGAAGTActataaaatttgcaaagaaacttctggaaaaaaaacaaattaggcAGAAGTAGAACAATATTTCAGGTCACTGATCAAATTCTAAGCAAGAAAAAGCaagagtatgtatatgtgtttatgttgtgtatgtgtattaCTTCTTGGAGGagaatacaaatttaaataattgttgAGACTAGTTGGCTTTAAAGTGTACTtggaatcattttctttaaaatctgtgTATGTGACATATCATTAGGTTTATAGACTAGCAAAGTTACCCTAATATTCATTTTAACAACATTACAATATAGAGTTCTTTGACTGAATGTGAAGTCAGGAAGTCCAAAGTTCAAATTTAATATCTGACATTTCTTAACTATATGATCTTAGGAATGTCACTTGACCtttattttcctagttttctcaccctaaaaatagggataataacaatgGCACCTACTTCCCCAAGTTATtatgaaaaaatgagataagTATAAAGCGCCTTACAAATGTTAgatgtttaaaaatgttaaaaattaatagtagcattaatattgttttaagttgTGCCAAGTATCATTTCACTCATAACAATAGCTGCTAACATCTTCAATATTTCTCCTATTAATTGAGACTTTTTATTTAGCAATTCCATAAGCAACCTTGTAAGTTataaagcaaacattttaaatgtcatagttatagtcttttaaaaaaagtttcttttacttattaaaagtatttcattttctccagaaaatCTCTTTGAGAGCTGTACCAAGGTGGAGTAAAAACAGGAGTTCACTTGAGTTCTCCCAAATTTCCCTCCATACAACtctaaaataatacctcaaattgggtggaaccaaaaaaaaaaagatgagatgaaGCAATTTTCCAATCCAAGacaatttaagaaattatcaggaaAGGTCTGAAATAAAAACCAGTCTTGGAGCACAGAGGTAGTCTGGCAAGTCAGTAATATCCCTTAGGGATAGTTGCATCAGTAGCTAAGACATGGAATCACTTTGAGGATCACACAGATTTAAGAGTTATTCAcattaaaggagaaaaggatttggaatatgacattctggaaggcaaagaagttAGAATTACAAGCCCAAAAACGTATCCAGCAcaattgaatataatcttttatacaaaaaaaaaaatagatatttaattaggtagaagactttcaagaattcctgatgaaaagatcagaactgaatagaaaatttgactttaaatATGAGACTCAAAAGaaggtaaacaagaaagagagaTCACAAatgattcaataaggttaaacagtttacattcctacatgagaaaatgatacttataactcctAAAATTTTCTCATTACTAGGGAAATTAGGAATATAAGTAGATACAAGTCATAGATGTGAGATCACTATGatggaatgatttcagaaaataaaattaaagaatgaaaaaagggatgcattgggagaaggagaaaaagaaagatagaatagGAGGCAAATGATCAAATAAAAGAGGAGCAAAAGGAACAACTTTTACAGTTAAGAAGGAAATTTGGGAATGGTGGGCAATAACTAAAACTTTTCAATAGGGAAGTAATATAGATACTCAGTTGAGTTTGGAAATTTATCTTGccttataaagaagtaggaggggaGGAGGACAAAAGAAGGATATGGGATTGATGGAGAGGTGATAGATTAAAGGATACAATGGtgagaagcaaaacagacttttgagaagggacaaggtaaaaaggaagagtgagagagagaaaagaataaatgagtgATGGGATAgtatggaggaaaatataaaattagtaataataattgtaaatatgaatgagatgaactcatgGATAAAATGATAGGagatagcagagtgaattaaaaaaaacagaatatagcaatatattgtttttaagaaatacaCTAGAAGCAGGGAGAATCACACGTAGTACAAGTAAGGAGCTGGAGCAAAATGTATTctacttcagctaaagtaaaaaccaaaccaaaccaaggggtagcaattatgatctcaaaagcaaaacaaagcaaaagtaaaaggtGATCTAATTTAAAGACAGAAATtgggaaattacatttcattaaagataacatggacaaagaagtaaaattaatactaaatatatatgcaccaaatagtagagcatccaaattcttaaagaaaaagtcaaatgcattataggaagaaataaacaataaaattctgCTAATGGAAAAACTTCAATTTCCCCATTCAGGATTAGTTAAATCTAACCAAAAACTACATAAGAAATAAAGTAAGGAtaggaatagaattttagaaaaattagatattatatatctttggaaaaaatttaatgggaatagagaaaaaataaacctttttctCAGCCATACTTGGCCATGCATTAGGATACAAAAACCTCACAACTAAATGTAGAGAATCAGATATATCAAATGCACAATTTTCAGATCAGAATATAATAAGAATCATATTCAATAAATGaccatggaaagatagattaaaaataaattggaaactacataatctaattcaaaaaaataagtcagccaaagaagaaatcatagaaacaatgaatacTTTCATTAGAGACTggcaacaatgaaaaaaaaaattatgagataaCAGCTAAAGAaatacttaggggaaaattttatatctctaagtactatatcaataaaatgggggggggggggagaagcagATTAATTGGGCATGCCACTAAAGCCAAAGTGTGGTCCTGGGCATTGGTCCTTGATCCACTAGATACAGACACAGCAAACCtctctggttttcttttcttcttcttcttcttcttctttttttggaggcaccttttttcctttccttttttattattaaagcattttattttcaaaacacatgtatagataattttcaacattcacctctgcaaaactctgtgttctaagttttttctcttccttttcccaccctctcccccacatgacaagcaatccaatatatgttaaacatgtgcaattcttttacacacacttccacaattattgtgctgcacaagaaaaatcagatcaaaaagtaaaaaaaaaaaaagaaagaaaaatgcaagcaaacaataataaaaaaatggaaataatatgctgtgattcacactcagtccccacagtcttttctgggttcagatggctctctccatcacaagaccaccagaactagtctgaatcacctTAAAGTTGAAAAGAGgtatgtctgtcagaattgatcattgtataatgtttctggtgccatgtacaatgttcttttggttctactcacttcacttagtattagttcatataagtttctctagctctctctgaaatcatcctgctgattgtttcttatagaacaataatattctatatatctgatatcttttccaagaaaatctcctGAACAGTATGGTCTATcaagtcacaaaaagtcagatatgattgaacaactgaacaatgatAGTGAATCAATAAAAAATCGACTGAACCATATAGTTATCCcttattcaaaaatttattttttaattgttactttcctcttctctttctaagAGTTCTGTTCCTACCTCTTCAAAGTCCATTTTATTATCACCCTATGAAAAACTCACTATTACTCTTGAACTTTTCTAGAAATAGTCTATGTCCCCACTTTAACTAAAACTTAGCTTTTCCTCTGAGGACACAAGAGTCTTTAAAACCCTTCAGTTGAAGATGATCTTTTCTACAACACTTCTCAATTCACAAAGTCTAGTTGTAAGATTGATAGTTTCCTACTTAGTGCCCCTTCCAGGAAATGCCTAATAACACTGTGTCTATTTGTCGTACTGGCGTCTCAAAAATCAGTGTTCtcaaaatctcaaaaataaaGTTTAACTTTCCCAAAACCATGTTTCAGATTCTCATTTACATGTTTCTATTTTGGCAGACCCAATCTCCTATGctaatatttttggttttatctattgtctttctatttatcttactCTCACATCAAATTAGCtatgtttcttcctttctgtccCATCTATTACTACTCTAATAGATATCTTCTGTTTGGATATTGTCATCTAATaagtttttcccatttcttctttaaattttaaaaattctttgtattgATGCATGATTAATCTTTCTTAAGCAGAGATAAAAGTATAGTACTTTTGTTTAAAACCTTTCTATGAGTTCCTATTGCTTACTAACCAAAATTTAAACTTCTTATCTTGGTATTCAAATATTGCCCTAATATAATGCCATCTTCTCTTCAGTTATCTCATATTACTTCCTACTATTTATTCACCATTCCTTGAACCACATATAGCATttatttgcattcttataaatttttcatATGCTTTTTCATTCCATCATTATTTCCTTAGGTTCTGTATCTCTAACCTTTCATAAAAGAAAGCAaccattttatttatcttcttaTAGAAGGTCAGGGgatatttattcctttctaacACTGAAGTGTGTAAATTGTGATAATGAGTGGGGCTGACACTCTGGGGAATGAATGTCTGGGGATGGTATGAAGCTACCTCAATTCAACTTAAAAAGtgcttattaagtatctactgtgtgcaaAACACCTTAGGATGGACtgataaatatctgagattgtcagtctttgttttttttgaatAATCTCATATAGGGATTTAAAAACTAACCTAGGGAGTGAATGATAGACATTTCGTTCAGATCTCTGACCTGTTTTTCTGCCTCCTCAAGTAAGATGATACATGCAATAGTTTCTTGCCTTTGGATTAAGATGAGAAAATGCTATTTTATCTAGCCAAGTCTCTTGTCTGGTCTCCTGACTTCCACAGGAAGAGGATAAATGCAAATCCATATAGTATCAGACTTTACTttcaagggaagaagagaaaaccaTTCCTTAAACTCCCAACTAAATTGTCTAAGGCCATAATAGGGCTCTACGCTGAGGCCAGACCTCTAtggattaaaacaaaaaattatgggAATTCATTCCTCACTGATTAATAGATTCTGGTCTAGTCATATCTTCCCTATTCCATTCTCATCCCCTCTTACTCAAACCTCATTCTCCATCCTTCACTGActgatctttttttcctatttatattagCTAAGCTCCCACAAATACTCATTGCTTCTACCATGCTCTCTAAAGGTAACAAACTTGCTTTCATgctaaatcttttcctttcctatgtCTTCCATCTTTGATACTACATGACATTTTGCGGAACTGTGTAATAACCATGACATTGTATGACATTGAGTGATATATGCATGGTGTGACATGGTGTGACATGGTGTGGTATGACATAGTCATGACTCTGAAGAAGTAAACAACCCCCTCAAATCATTAGCCTTAACacttttttaatttgtccttttctcaagatttacttctttttttcctaaaaatattcaatattatttatctttaaaattttttaacaatagctttttactttcaaaatacatgcaaagacagccTTCCACATCTATCCttgaaaaattttgtgttctaaatctTTCACCTTGCCTACCTCCCACCCTCCTACCccagagagcaagcaatccaatatatgttagacatataCAATTTTTCTGCAtgtgtttccacatttatcatgatgcataagagaattcagatcaaaaagaaaaaaatgagaaaaaataaaagcaagaaaataacaaaaaagtgaaaatactatgttgtgatccacattctgtaatgctggagaaactgaggtaagatagagattagagagtttttaatattttatttgggtttctgagagggagagatagtcTGGAGGCAGAGCAGAATCCATTTTGCCTCCAGGGATGAATTggacttttgtctcaaagaatctagCATCTAGTGTGAGATTCCATTGAATTATATATGGCTCCAAGGGATGGGGGGAGACAAAGGCAAGCGGTGGAGTCCAAACACTGGTAAATGGTGGGCATTTCCAGGAATGGACCATCTATTCGGTTCTGACAGATTggggataggaccataaattctggtAAATTGGGAGTGAAGGGGGTAGTCATTAGAGACAGAAAATCTGGAACAAGAGATATGTAAGCATATATCTAAGTAACTTATCTGCAATTTATGACTCTATGGAATACCAATAGTCAgggctcccagccctaattatctcagcctTAATGGTCAGGAAGGGGGTTTGCAACCAGGAAgattgaggcaaaacaattcaaggaactaaAGCAGAAtgatttggggaaactgaggcagaacaataaaaggaaactatgGGTACAACAATCCAATCCCCATATgcctttttctggattcagatggctctttctatcacaagactattggaattttcctgaatcacctcattgtggaaaagaactatcaataaaattgatcatcatataatcttgttgttgttacatccaatgttctcttgcttttactaatttcacttagcatcaattcatgtaggtccagatctttcttaaatcattctcctgatcgtttcttatagaacaataatatttcataacatacatatatcataacttattcagccattctccaattgatgggcagcaactcagtttccagttcct
Proteins encoded in this region:
- the LOC127557983 gene encoding olfactory receptor 10G7-like, giving the protein MEKENQSIVTTFVLMGIPHAPELDIVLFGIFLVIYVLTLVGNLLILLVIKVDSHLRTPMYYFLANLSFIDMWFSTVTVPKILMGLLSPDGGAISFRSCVSQFYFFHFLGSTECFLYTVMSYDRYLAITHPLHYATMMSGKTCALFTGSTWLSGSIHSAVQTILTFHLPYCGPNQIQHYFCDAPPILKLACADTSVNEMVIFVNIGIVASGCFFLIFLSYMSIVHAILKIRTAKGRKKAFQTCASHCIVVLCFFGPCVFIYLRPGSKDAVDGIVAVFYTVLTPVLNPLVYTLRNKEVKTALLKLQNRGIFAQGK